The genome window CAGCTTTTGGTATTCGTTCTGGTACTTTTTTTTACGTGTGCGTGGGGGCTGGGTCGATTGGCGGACAATAAGGGTAGGCTCAAAGCGCCGGGCTCGAGGGCTGCCCCTGTAGCCCCGGATGCGATCGAGCAACAGGCGGGCGGCCTCGGCCCCCATGGCCTCGATGGGCTGGGCCAGGGTCGAGAGACCCCGGGCTTCGGTCCAGGGGTGCCCATCGAAGCCCAGCAAGCGCACCTCCTCACCGACCTCGAGCCCCTGCCGCTCGGCCTCCTCCAGCACCCCCAAGGCCAATAGGTCGGCCCCGGCAAAGATGTTGTAAGGGGGCTTGGACTGCCGCATAAAGTGCTGCAGGGCCAGCCGCCCGCCCTCGGCCGAGAACCGCGAGATAAACACGTGGTTATCGGGCAGTTTCCGCCCGGCCTGCTCGAGCCCTTCTCGGAACCCCGCAACCCGCTCCTGCCCCACGGTATTGCGCATCAACTCGTCGAGCTCTTCTTGCATCTGGATGGCAAACATCTCACCGGGAAACTGGGCCAGGTGCTGGGCTGCCATCTGCCCGCCCAGACGGTTGTCCACGTAGGCTGAGTCGTAGCGAGGACTGTAGGCATCCACCAGCACCACGGGCCGCTCGGTAGGAAATTTCTGGTCGGGCAACAGGTGGGCCAGGCCCTGCGAGGCCACCAACAGTCCGTCGGTCTGGTAGGCCAGCGAGCGGCTTTCCAAATAGCGCTGTAACCGTTGCGGCGAGAAGATAGGGAACAGCGCAATTTCGTAGCGCTCTTCACTCAACACCTGCTCGATGCCCTCGAGCAGTCGGTTGTAAAACTCGGTGGAGATTACCGGGAGGATGAGCGAGATGGTGTAGCTGCGCCCCCCCGCCACCCGCCGGGCATGGGGGTTGGGGCTGTACCCCAGGCTGGACATTGCGGCCAGCACGCGTTCGCGGGTCTCCGGTCGTACCGAGGGGTGGTTGTTGAGCACCCGGCTTACCGTTCCGATTCCAACCTTGGCTAGGTGAGCAACTTCGTGGATGGTAGGTTTGCGTTTGGCCACGTGGGTTTCCTCTTTTGCGTGGAAGCGTTTTCGTTTCGTAAGCCAAACATAGTCTATCACACAATCTGTACCATTAAGCAGGCTCCCACACCCATAGTACTGCCCAAAAGCAAGGGAAGGCTTAGGGTTACGCCCTGTCAGCAAAAAAGCCTGTCGCGATAGCATGGGGGTAGATTATGGACTTTCTATGGGTGGTGGTGGCCTATCTGGTAGGTTCACTAACTTTTGGACAGATTGCAGGGGTGATCAAAGGGTTCAACCTGGCCGACCGGGATACACCCGGTGCTAGCGGCACTTTTCGCCAACTGGGAGCCCGGTGGGGGGTTGCGGTGGCGCTGGCCGATGTGCTCAAAGGGGTTTTGGTGGCCTACCTGAGCCAGTTTGGTCAGGGGCCCTGGAGCGTGGTTTTGATGGGTGTGGCCGTGGTGGCGGGCCATAACTGGCCGATCTTTTTTGGTTTTCGCGGAGGGGGTGGAATTGCCCCAACCCTGGGTTTTTTTGGCTTTCTGTACCCCACCATCACCTTTATTGCGGCAGCGATCGGCCTGGGGGTCGCAGGCCTCTACTGGCAACTCTATTGGAAACGTCACCGACAAAGCTGGTATCCCTTCCCGGTAGGCGCATTGGTTGGCTATATTTATGCACTCATCGCCTTTTGGCCCACCGGCATAGGGTTCTGGGCCTTTCTGGGGGTGAGTGGGGTGGTGGCGCTGCGGGGTTTGCGCATGGTCAGAAATGGACGATGAGCAGCCCAAAAGGTTTGTTGTGATCGAGCAGGCCAGGACACTTCCCTTGCTAAACTGAGGTTTGTGCGGATTGTATACGCCGAGAACCTCGAGTACACCCTGGGGGCCCGCGACCTGCTGGCGGGGGTAAACCTGGAATTGCGCCACGGCGACCGGCTGGCCCTGGTAGGGGCCAACGGCTCGGGCAAGACCACCCTCATGCGCCTGCTGGCGGGGGCGCTGGAGCCCACCGCAGGCCGGATTCACCGGAGTGAGGGGGTGCATCTGGAGCTTTTGGCCCAAGACCCCCAGTACGGCCCCGCAGACACCGTGGAATCGGTGCTCAAGCGGGGGTTTGCTCGGGTACAGGCCATGGAGGCCGGGCTGGCCCAATTGGAAACCCATCTGGCCGACCCTGGCATCTACCACCGCTGGGAGGCGCTGCACGAGCGTTATCAGGCCATTGGCGGCTATCAGCAACGGGCCCGCTACGAGGCGGTGCTCAAGGGTTTGCGCTTCGAGGGGCGTGAGCAGGAGAAGGCCAGCGTACTCTCGGGGGGCGAGGCCCGTCGCCTGGCCCTGGGGGCCTTGCTGCTCTCAGGGGCGGATGCGCTATTGCTGGACGAGCCGACCAACCACCTCGACCTCGAGATGACGGCCTGGCTGGTGGGTTTCTTGCAATCCTACGGCGGCGCCATTCTGACCGTCTCGCACGACCGGCGCTTCCTCGACCAGGTAACCCAGCGGGTGGCCTGGCTGCGCCGCGGGCAGATCCGGCTCTACGAGGGCAACTACTCGGCCTTTCGCCGCGAGCGGGCGCTTCAGGAAGAGCAGGAAGCCCGCGAATACGCCAACTGGCTCAAGGAGAAGGAGCGGCGCGAGGGCATTCTGGAGCAGGCCCAGCGCTGGGCCCACAGCAGCGCCAAGCACGCCCGGCGCCTGCACAGCCTGGAAGCCCGTATGGCCCAGTTCATGGAGGAAGCGGTGCAGGCGCCCGAGGCCGACGACCCCAGCCTGCGGATTCACTTCCCCCTGGAGAAGGAAGCCACCGCCGAGCGGGTGCTCGAGGGCTGGGAGTTACACAAAACCCTGGGGGGCCGCCCGCTGTTTCAGATACCCCACCTGCTGGTGCGCAAGGGCGAGCGCATCGCCCTAATTGGCCCCAACGGGGCCGGCAAGACCACCCTGCTCAGGGTGCTGCTGGGCCTGCTGCCCTCCGACCATCCGGCGGGGCGGGTCAAAACCGGGCCGGGGGTGCGGGTGGGCTACTACGACCAGAAGCTCTCCGGCTTCGACCCCGAGCTCACCCTGTTCGAGACCCTTTACCGGATGCTGGGCGAGAAGGCCCATGCCGCGCTGGGGGCCTGGATGTTTCCCTACGAGGCCCAGTTCAAGCAGGTCAGGCACCTTTCGGGCGGGGAGCGGGCCCGGCTGGCCCTGCTCGCGCTTTCGTTGCAGCAGGCCAGCCTGCTGGTCTTGGACGAGCCCACCAACCACCTCGACCTCGAGACCGTGGAGGCCCTCGAGCAGGCCCTGCTGGACTACCCCGGTACGCTGCTGCTGGTCTCGCACGACCTGGCCTTCCTCGACCGACTGGCTACCCGCACCTGGCACGTTCATAACGGGCAGTTCGCCGACTACCCGGCCCCGCCCGGCGAGTATCTGGAACGCCGGAATGTGCGCATAGCGCCCGAGAAAAGCCCCGACCCCAAGCCCCAGAACCCCACCGCCAGGCCTGGCAGGGTTAAGGGCCGCTGGCACCTCGAGCGGGAAAAAGAACGGCTGGAGGCCGAGATAGCTGGGCTCGAGGCCCAGCTTCAGGCCGTGCTGGCCCAGGCCAACCAGCCCGGCCTGCACCACCTCGAGTACGCCCGGATTGCCGAGGAACAGCACCGACTCCAAGCCCTGCTCGAGCAGGCCTTCGCCCGCTGGGCCGAGGTCTCGGAGCGACTGGAAGCCCTGTAAGGGCGCCGTCACCCCCCACCTGATTGTCCTAGCACAATCCGGCAACTTGTACCTTTCCCCGGCTGGAGCCCTGTGCATATAATGCCCTCCATCACCAAGGAGGTTGCATGGGGGTGCGGGTCAAGCTGCGGCATGACAAACATATGGCTTTGTACCGCCATATTGCCGAGGAGTTCCGCACCCGCATCGCCAAGGGCGAGCTGCCCCCCGGCACCCGGCTGCCCACGGTGCGGGCCCTGGCCCGCGAGGTAGGCACCACCCGCCTCACCGTGCACAACGCCTACCGCGAGCTACAGTCCGACGGGCTGATCGAGTCGGTGGTGGGGCGGGGCACCTTTGTGAGCCCGCAAGCCCGGCCCTCCACCCCGCTCAGCTTTGGCGAGCGGCTGGAGCCCGACTCGGTGCTCTCCGACCTGCACCGCCTGCAACACGCCCGGGTGTTGCACAACCTGGCCCTGGCCACCGCCGACCCTGCTCTGTTCCCGTATGCGGCGTTCTGGGCCTGCCTGGATAGCCTGAAGCCCCTGGCCCAGGAGGTTTTTGGCTATGGCTCCCTGATGGGCGAGCCCGAACTCCGGGTGGCTATTAGCGAGCTGCTGGAGCAGCGGGGCATCGGGGCCGACCCCAAGGAGGTGCTGGTCACAGTAGGGGGTCTGCAGGGACTGGCCCTGGTCTGCCGGGCCCTGGCCGAACCGGGCGAGGAGGTGCTGCTGGAAGAGCCCACCTACCTGGGCCTGCTGGGCATCCTCAAGCAGTTTCGCCTCAAGCCCCTGCCGGTGCCCCTGAACCCCGAAGGCCCCCGGCTCGAGGTGCTCGAGGCCCTGCTCAAGCGCCACCGCCCGCGCTTTTACTACACCATCCCCAGCTACCACAACCCCACCGGGCTGCGCTTCCAGGAGGGGCGGCTACAGGGTTTGCTCGAGCTGGCCCGCACCTACGGCTTCACCCTGGTCGAAGACGACACCCTGGGCCTCTTGTCCTACGAGAAAACCCCGCCCACCCCGCTCCTGGCCCTGGCCCAGCGGATGGGCCTGGAGGCCCAGGTAGTACACCTGGCCAGCCTCTCCAAGGTGCTGATGCCGGGCCTGCGCATCGGCTACCTGGTCGCCGCGCCGGCTTTGCTCGAACGCTTCCTCCCCCTGCACAACGTTTCCGACATCACCGGCCCCCCACCCCTCCTGCAGCGGGCCACCGCCCGCTTCATCCGCCAGGGCGGCCTGAAACAGCACCTCAAGCAGGTACTGCCTCTGTATCAGAAGCGGCGGGATACCCTCTTGCAGTCCCTGCGCCGCTACATGCCCAAAGGGGTGGAGTGGAGCCGTCCGGAGGGGGGCTTCTCCTGCTGGGTGAGCCTGCCCCGGCTTTTTTCCAACCTGGAGTTGCATCACCAGGCCCTGGCCCAGGGGGTAGCCATTACCCCCGGCGAGGCTTTTTTAGTGCAGACCGACGAGACCATGCACTTCCGGCTGTGCTTTGGGGCCCAGACCGCCGAGGGCCTGGAGGAGGGGGTGAAAGAACTGGCCAAACTGATCCGTGCGCGGGTTGCACAAGAACCGGCTTGAAACGAGCGGATGGGAGGTAGCTCTGTTATGGAAAACAAACCCAAAGCGGTGCGCGGGGCGCACTACGTAGACGTAGACAACACCTATCTAGAGAAGCGGCGCTTGCGCAAGAGCGCGGGCTGGGTGCTTTTGTGGGGTCTGGGGGTCGGCGCGGTTATCTCGGGCGACTTCTTCGGCTGGAACTTCGGGCTGGCCGCCGGGGGTTTTGGCGGGCTGCTGCTGGCCACGCTGGTGGTGGCGGTGATGTACGTGACCATGGTGCTCTCCATCGCCGAGCTTTCCACCGCCCTGCCCCACGCAGGGGGCTTCTACTCCTTCACCCGCAGCGCCTTCGGCCCCAACTGGGCCTACCTGAACGGGGTCACCGACCTGATTGAGTACGTGATTACCCCGGCGGTGATCGTGGTGGGCATTGCTGGCTACATGAACGCGCTGGTTCCCGGTGTGCCGGCCTGGATCTGGTGGGCGGCCTTCTACGCCCTCTTTGTGGGCATCAACATCCGGGGTACGGCCCTTACCCTGCGGGTCTCGCTGATCGTAACCCTGCTGGCGCTGGCGGTACTGGTGGTCTTTTACGTAGCCGCGGGGTTCTCCGGCGCTTTTAGCTGGGATAAGGTCTTCAACATCGCGCCGCAGGAAGGGGGCTCGAGCTTCCTCCCCTTTGGCTGGTACGGGGTCTTTGCGGCGCTGCCGTTTGCCATCTGGTTCTATCTGGCCATCGAGCAGCTTCCCCTGGCCGCCGAGGAGTCCCACGACGTGGTGCGGGACATGCCGCGGGCCCTCATCCTGGGCATTATCACCCTGCTGGTGCTCTCGGTGCTGACCCTCATCCTCAACACCGGGGTGGCCGGGGCCAAGGAGGTGGGCGAGTCGGGCGCGCCGCTGGAACTGGGCTTCAAGGCGGTCTTCGGCGACGCCGCTACCAGCACCTTCCTGACCCTGATTGCCATTACCGGTCTGGTGGCCAGCTTCCACGCCATCATCTACGCCTACGGGCGGCTCATCTTCGCCCTCTCGCGGGCCGGCTACCTGCCGACCGGGCTTTCCATCGTGAGCCGCTACCACACCCCACACTTCGCCCTGATTCTGGGCGCGGTGGTGGGCTTTTTGATGTGCGTGCTGATCAGCACCTTCTCGGACAGCGTAGGCGCGGCCTTGCTCAACATGGCGGTCTTCGGTGCGGTGATCTCCTACGCCATGGTGATGTTTGCCTATATCCGCCTGGCCCGCACCCGCCCCGACCTGCCCCGCCCCTACAAAAGCCCGTTGGGCGTGCCGGGGGCCTGGGTGGGGGCCATTCTGGCCCTGGTCTGCCTGGCCGCCACCTTCGCGGTGGAAAGCTACCGGCCGGGGGTGGTGGGCACGGCGGTGTTTGTGGTGCTGATGATGGCCTACTACTGGTTCTATAGCCGCTTCCGCCTGGTGGCCCAGGCCCCCGAGGAGGAAGCCGCCCTGATTGCCGAGGCCCAGCGGGAGATTCGCTAAGCCCCGGCCCAATGCCGGGTCTGTTGTATGACCCAAAAGGTGTGTGAAGAGACCCTCGAGGGCAGCAAATGTGCGCCGCCCAGGCGCAGAGGTGGTAATAGATGACGGAAAACGCCGCAAGAAATCTCAGTTGGCTGGCCCATAAGGTCGGCATCGGCGAGATTGACACAGTTTTGGTGGGCTTCCCCGACCACTACGGGCGGCTGATGGGCAAGCGCTTCGAGGCCGAGTACTTTCTGGAAGAGGTGGCAGAGCACGGCACCCACGGCTGCGACTACCTGCTCACCACCGACATGGAGATGGAGCCGGTGCAGGGCTACCGCTTTGCCAACTGGGAGCTGGGCTACGGCGACTTTCACTTAGTGCCCGACCTTGCCACCCTGCGGCCTGCGACCTGGCTCGAGAAGAGCGCCATCGTGCTCTGTGACCTCGAGGACGAGCGCACCCACCGCCTGATTGGGGTGGCCCCCCGCACCCTTCTAAAGCAGCAGCTCGAGCGGGCCAGGGCCATGGGCTACACCGTGATGGCAGCCTCGGAGCTGGAGTACTACCTTTACCAAGTCTCCTACCGCCAGGCCCACCAGCAGGGGTACGGCGGGCTCGAGCCCGCCGGGTACTACCTCGAGGACTACCACCTGCTCCAGGGCACCCGCGAGGAACCCTTTACCCGCGCGGTGCGCCAGCACCTGAAGGCTTCCGGCATCCCGGTGGAGAACTCCAAAGGGGAGTGGGGCCTGGGCCAGCACGAGGTAAACCTGCGCTACGCCGAGGCCCTGGAGATGGCCGACCGGCACGTCCTCTTCAAGCAATGCCTGAAAGAGGTGGCCGAGTCTATGAGCCTTTCCGTGACCTTTATGGCCAAGCCCCACCACGGCCAGGCCGGTTCTTCCTGCCACATCCACCTCTCGCTCTGGAAGGACGGCCAGAACGCCTTCGCCGGCGAGGAGGCCTTTGGGCCGGTGCAGGGCTCGAGGATCTTCGGGCAGTTTCTGGCTGGCTGGATTGCCCACATCCCCGACTTCATGCCCTTCTACGCCCCCACCGTCAACAGCTACAAACGCTACGAGGACGGCTCTTGGGCTCCCACCCGGCTGGCCTGGAGCTACGACAACCGCACCGCCGGGTTCCGCGTGGTGGGGCGGGGGGCCTCGCTGCGCATCGAGTGCCGAATTGGAGGGGCCGACCTGAACCCCTACCTGGCCCTGGCCGCCGCGCTGGCCTCGGGGCTCGATGGGCTGGAGCAGGGCCTCACCCCGCCCCCCATCTTCCAGGGCGACATCTACCAGGCCCGCCACCTGCCGCGCGTACCCTACACCCTGGGCGAGGCCGCCGAGGGGTTTGCCCAGAGTACCTTTGCCAAAGCTGCCCTGGGCGAAGCGGCCCACGAACACTACACCCACTTCTTCAAGAGCGAGTGGCAGGCCTTCAACCGGGCCGTCACCGACTGGGAGCGCAAGCGGTATTATGAGCGGATTTGAGGGAGGTCTTGCATGCAACTAGCCGACAAAGTAGCCCTGATTACCGGAGCCGCCAGCGGGATTGGCCGCGAGGCCGCGCTGCTTTTTGCCCGCGAGGGGGCCAGGGTGGTGGCGGTGGATCTCTCGGAAAAAGGCCTCGAGACCGTGGAGGCCATTCGAAGCGCGGGGGGCCAGGCCCACTTCGTGCAGGCCGACGTCTCGAAGGCCGAGGATGCCCAGCGGATGGTGTCTGAGGCCGAACGGGTCTTTGGGCGGCTGGAGATCCTCTTTAATAACGCGGGCATCTCCCACGCCGAGGACGACGACGCCATCCACACCAGCGAGGCGGTCTGGGATCTGACCTTCGCGGTCAACGTCAAGGGGGTCTTCCTGGGCTGCAAGTACGGCATCCCGGCTTTGCAGCGGGCCGGGGGCGGCAGCATCATCAACACCGCTTCCTTTGTGGCCTTTATGGGAGCCGCCACCCCCCAACTGGCCTACACCGCCAGCAAAGGGGCGGTGCTCTCCATGACCCGCGAGCTGGCGGTCATCCACGCCCGGCAGGGCATCCGGGTGAATGCGCTCTGCCCGGGCCCCTTGCAGACCGAGCTCTTGATGAAGTACCTGGACACCCCCGAGAAGCGCCAGCGCCGGCTGGTGCACATCCCCATGGGCCGCTTCGGCCAGGCCGCCGAGATTGCCCAGGCCGCTTTGTACCTGGCGAGCCCGGCCTCTTCGTTCATGACCGGGGCGGCTTTGCTGGTGGATGGGGGCATTACCGCCGCCTACGTCACCCCGGAGTGAGGCCATGCAGATTCAAAAAACCATCAGCCCCGTAGACGGGCGCGTGTACGTCGAGCGAACCCTGGCCGGGCCAGCGGAGCTCGAGCACGCCCTGGCCCTGGCCGCCCGGGCCCAGAAAGCCTGGGCCCAGACCCCGCTGGACGGGCGGCTGGCCGTGGTGAACCGCATGGTGGAGGTCATGCTGGGGGCCACAGAGGCAATAGCCGAGGAACTGACCTGGCAGATGGGCCGGCCCATCCGCTACAGCCCCAAGGAGGTTCAGGGGGGCTTTGCCGAGCGGGCCCGCTACATGGCCCGCATCGCCCCGGCCGCCCTGCAGGACATCCCCGCCGAGGCCCTGCCGGGCTTCACCCGCTTCATCCGGCGGGAGCCTTTGGGGGTGGTGCTGGTGCTGGCCCCCTGGAACTACCCCTACCTGACCTCGGTCAACACCATCGTACCGGCCATCCTGGCCGGGAATGCGGTGCTGCTCAAGCACTCCGCCCAGACCCCCCTGGTGGCCGAGCGCTACGCCTGGGCCTTTCAGGAGGCCGGGCTGCCGGAGGGGGTCTTCCAGTACCTGCACATGGACCACGACCTCACCGCCCAGGCCATCGCCGACCCGCGGGTGGCCTTCGTGGCCTTTACCGGCTCGGTGGCGGGGGGGCGGGCGGTGGAGCGGGCCGCCGCGGGGCATTTCAAGGGGGTGGCCCTCGAGCTTGGCGGCAAAGACCCGGCCTATGTGCGGCCCGACGCCGACCTCGAGTACAGCGCGGTCAACCTGGTGGATGGGGCCATGTTCAACTCGGGCCAGTCGTGCTGCGGGGTGGAGCGCATCTACGTACACGAGTCCATCTACCAGCCTTTCGTGGAGGCCTTCGTGGCCGAGGCCCTGCGGCTTCGGCTGG of Meiothermus sp. contains these proteins:
- a CDS encoding LacI family DNA-binding transcriptional regulator translates to MAKRKPTIHEVAHLAKVGIGTVSRVLNNHPSVRPETRERVLAAMSSLGYSPNPHARRVAGGRSYTISLILPVISTEFYNRLLEGIEQVLSEERYEIALFPIFSPQRLQRYLESRSLAYQTDGLLVASQGLAHLLPDQKFPTERPVVLVDAYSPRYDSAYVDNRLGGQMAAQHLAQFPGEMFAIQMQEELDELMRNTVGQERVAGFREGLEQAGRKLPDNHVFISRFSAEGGRLALQHFMRQSKPPYNIFAGADLLALGVLEEAERQGLEVGEEVRLLGFDGHPWTEARGLSTLAQPIEAMGAEAARLLLDRIRGYRGSPRARRFEPTLIVRQSTQPPRTRKKKYQNEYQKLAKLGSAQIKR
- the eat gene encoding ethanolamine permease; protein product: MENKPKAVRGAHYVDVDNTYLEKRRLRKSAGWVLLWGLGVGAVISGDFFGWNFGLAAGGFGGLLLATLVVAVMYVTMVLSIAELSTALPHAGGFYSFTRSAFGPNWAYLNGVTDLIEYVITPAVIVVGIAGYMNALVPGVPAWIWWAAFYALFVGINIRGTALTLRVSLIVTLLALAVLVVFYVAAGFSGAFSWDKVFNIAPQEGGSSFLPFGWYGVFAALPFAIWFYLAIEQLPLAAEESHDVVRDMPRALILGIITLLVLSVLTLILNTGVAGAKEVGESGAPLELGFKAVFGDAATSTFLTLIAITGLVASFHAIIYAYGRLIFALSRAGYLPTGLSIVSRYHTPHFALILGAVVGFLMCVLISTFSDSVGAALLNMAVFGAVISYAMVMFAYIRLARTRPDLPRPYKSPLGVPGAWVGAILALVCLAATFAVESYRPGVVGTAVFVVLMMAYYWFYSRFRLVAQAPEEEAALIAEAQREIR
- a CDS encoding glutamine synthetase family protein encodes the protein MTENAARNLSWLAHKVGIGEIDTVLVGFPDHYGRLMGKRFEAEYFLEEVAEHGTHGCDYLLTTDMEMEPVQGYRFANWELGYGDFHLVPDLATLRPATWLEKSAIVLCDLEDERTHRLIGVAPRTLLKQQLERARAMGYTVMAASELEYYLYQVSYRQAHQQGYGGLEPAGYYLEDYHLLQGTREEPFTRAVRQHLKASGIPVENSKGEWGLGQHEVNLRYAEALEMADRHVLFKQCLKEVAESMSLSVTFMAKPHHGQAGSSCHIHLSLWKDGQNAFAGEEAFGPVQGSRIFGQFLAGWIAHIPDFMPFYAPTVNSYKRYEDGSWAPTRLAWSYDNRTAGFRVVGRGASLRIECRIGGADLNPYLALAAALASGLDGLEQGLTPPPIFQGDIYQARHLPRVPYTLGEAAEGFAQSTFAKAALGEAAHEHYTHFFKSEWQAFNRAVTDWERKRYYERI
- a CDS encoding glucose 1-dehydrogenase, with the translated sequence MQLADKVALITGAASGIGREAALLFAREGARVVAVDLSEKGLETVEAIRSAGGQAHFVQADVSKAEDAQRMVSEAERVFGRLEILFNNAGISHAEDDDAIHTSEAVWDLTFAVNVKGVFLGCKYGIPALQRAGGGSIINTASFVAFMGAATPQLAYTASKGAVLSMTRELAVIHARQGIRVNALCPGPLQTELLMKYLDTPEKRQRRLVHIPMGRFGQAAEIAQAALYLASPASSFMTGAALLVDGGITAAYVTPE
- the abc-f gene encoding ribosomal protection-like ABC-F family protein codes for the protein MRIVYAENLEYTLGARDLLAGVNLELRHGDRLALVGANGSGKTTLMRLLAGALEPTAGRIHRSEGVHLELLAQDPQYGPADTVESVLKRGFARVQAMEAGLAQLETHLADPGIYHRWEALHERYQAIGGYQQRARYEAVLKGLRFEGREQEKASVLSGGEARRLALGALLLSGADALLLDEPTNHLDLEMTAWLVGFLQSYGGAILTVSHDRRFLDQVTQRVAWLRRGQIRLYEGNYSAFRRERALQEEQEAREYANWLKEKERREGILEQAQRWAHSSAKHARRLHSLEARMAQFMEEAVQAPEADDPSLRIHFPLEKEATAERVLEGWELHKTLGGRPLFQIPHLLVRKGERIALIGPNGAGKTTLLRVLLGLLPSDHPAGRVKTGPGVRVGYYDQKLSGFDPELTLFETLYRMLGEKAHAALGAWMFPYEAQFKQVRHLSGGERARLALLALSLQQASLLVLDEPTNHLDLETVEALEQALLDYPGTLLLVSHDLAFLDRLATRTWHVHNGQFADYPAPPGEYLERRNVRIAPEKSPDPKPQNPTARPGRVKGRWHLEREKERLEAEIAGLEAQLQAVLAQANQPGLHHLEYARIAEEQHRLQALLEQAFARWAEVSERLEAL
- a CDS encoding glycerol-3-phosphate acyltransferase, whose amino-acid sequence is MDFLWVVVAYLVGSLTFGQIAGVIKGFNLADRDTPGASGTFRQLGARWGVAVALADVLKGVLVAYLSQFGQGPWSVVLMGVAVVAGHNWPIFFGFRGGGGIAPTLGFFGFLYPTITFIAAAIGLGVAGLYWQLYWKRHRQSWYPFPVGALVGYIYALIAFWPTGIGFWAFLGVSGVVALRGLRMVRNGR
- a CDS encoding aldehyde dehydrogenase family protein; this translates as MQIQKTISPVDGRVYVERTLAGPAELEHALALAARAQKAWAQTPLDGRLAVVNRMVEVMLGATEAIAEELTWQMGRPIRYSPKEVQGGFAERARYMARIAPAALQDIPAEALPGFTRFIRREPLGVVLVLAPWNYPYLTSVNTIVPAILAGNAVLLKHSAQTPLVAERYAWAFQEAGLPEGVFQYLHMDHDLTAQAIADPRVAFVAFTGSVAGGRAVERAAAGHFKGVALELGGKDPAYVRPDADLEYSAVNLVDGAMFNSGQSCCGVERIYVHESIYQPFVEAFVAEALRLRLGNPLEPETTLGPMVRTEAAEFVRAQIAEAIAQGAQALINPKDFPADAPGTPYLAPQVLVNVNHRMRVMVEESFGPVVGIMPVKSDEEALLLMNDSPYGLTASIWSQDEDAALRLGAGLETGTVFLNRCDYLDPALAWTGVKESGRGCSLSVLGYEQLTRPKSYHLRKP
- a CDS encoding PLP-dependent aminotransferase family protein, coding for MGVRVKLRHDKHMALYRHIAEEFRTRIAKGELPPGTRLPTVRALAREVGTTRLTVHNAYRELQSDGLIESVVGRGTFVSPQARPSTPLSFGERLEPDSVLSDLHRLQHARVLHNLALATADPALFPYAAFWACLDSLKPLAQEVFGYGSLMGEPELRVAISELLEQRGIGADPKEVLVTVGGLQGLALVCRALAEPGEEVLLEEPTYLGLLGILKQFRLKPLPVPLNPEGPRLEVLEALLKRHRPRFYYTIPSYHNPTGLRFQEGRLQGLLELARTYGFTLVEDDTLGLLSYEKTPPTPLLALAQRMGLEAQVVHLASLSKVLMPGLRIGYLVAAPALLERFLPLHNVSDITGPPPLLQRATARFIRQGGLKQHLKQVLPLYQKRRDTLLQSLRRYMPKGVEWSRPEGGFSCWVSLPRLFSNLELHHQALAQGVAITPGEAFLVQTDETMHFRLCFGAQTAEGLEEGVKELAKLIRARVAQEPA